In Alicyclobacillus macrosporangiidus CPP55, a single window of DNA contains:
- a CDS encoding glycosyltransferase — protein sequence MRVLITNAELVAYAGTETYVYTLACALQQRGHEVVCYSPRVGEIAERLLKRGIRVVTNLEQMDERFDIIHGHHYGTTLEASFHYPDTPIYQVIHGNSSWQEQPLPRLLVDGYIAISEEIKYHLMSNLGIPSSEISIIRNPVDISRFSTDRAIHLPVRKLLFMSNRATSDILSTVRATCEIGNIELIEVGTISTPIWDVEKLIADVDAVISLGRGVLEALAMGRPAIIYDYNGGDGLVTTRNFDVLRERNFSGRVSRKYFTPEDLLREIRKIEIPDVLQLQKRVVEEHSSSSIAEAVESYWEVLLKRQPRKLRTIQNSAYLECFRRLAEFLMTDYDKAQLNLSYQKEVIEVLKSDIQRKDIELQQSLSDIHYLDGLLRERTEAIATLEHRCEELSEELKAAFETIEQKENNTKYALELAALKDRELSAIYSSKAWKAISIYRKWKNRVLKAVKNPKIVLRKFIQLIVNKPTYLSPVSGEFNHATHDPVVSVVIPIYDREDELRQSIESILNQTFQNFELILVCDGSPETTLRVVDEYKDHPKVRIFKYYNNSGNAVRGRNKAIKEARGRYLAFQDSDDIAEKNRLELSVAYLEKFNVDVVYGGWRALMDGTRVVEGLEHGQEVMSPDCDLDMLLQTCVPCQSTVMCRLDALRAVGGLKSIMRYREDHELWLRLAYHGYTFKAIPHVLTNLRLHSSNLELSFKDSDEYWKNLMYQQYKIVTPMKPKIGYVIPGCGISGGIAVVCQHVNRLLDRGYDVVLISEDENRTIDWFPNQRVNILGLHEAGDNFDILVATGWSTAYTVKEMKATRKFYFVQSDESRFYLEGSREWAAALETYKFDFEYMTEALWIKRWLKERFGHEASYVPNGIDDTIIYETEPLEPKGNKLRVLLEGPIDIPFKGMSDAFKAVEGLDCEVWCVSSAGRPKPGWRCDRFFEKVPMHKMKEIYSSCDVLLKMSRVEGFFGPPMEMMACGGTAVVGAVSGYDEYIVDGYNALVVPLGDWKAAHDALQRLIDDRSLLDTLKRHGRETAEKWRWEPTIDILERLFYPPAGYEDQGGQQ from the coding sequence ATGAGAGTCCTCATAACGAACGCAGAATTAGTTGCCTATGCGGGCACTGAAACATACGTGTACACCTTGGCATGTGCTCTTCAGCAGAGGGGCCATGAGGTAGTATGCTACTCTCCCAGAGTAGGGGAAATTGCAGAGCGCCTCTTAAAGCGAGGCATTCGTGTTGTGACTAACTTAGAGCAGATGGATGAGCGTTTTGACATCATACATGGTCACCATTATGGTACTACCTTGGAGGCTTCCTTTCATTACCCGGATACCCCAATTTACCAAGTTATACACGGAAACTCCTCTTGGCAGGAACAACCGCTTCCAAGACTCCTGGTTGATGGATATATCGCAATAAGTGAAGAAATTAAGTATCATTTGATGTCTAATTTAGGTATTCCATCCAGCGAAATTTCCATTATAAGGAATCCTGTTGACATCTCTAGGTTCTCGACCGATAGGGCAATTCACCTCCCTGTTCGAAAACTATTGTTCATGTCAAACAGGGCGACCTCTGATATCCTGTCCACGGTGAGAGCAACTTGTGAAATTGGCAACATAGAACTAATTGAAGTTGGTACTATATCCACTCCAATTTGGGACGTAGAGAAACTAATCGCCGACGTGGACGCTGTGATATCACTTGGCCGTGGGGTCTTAGAGGCCTTAGCTATGGGAAGACCAGCCATTATATACGACTATAATGGTGGGGATGGGTTGGTTACGACTCGAAATTTTGATGTGCTTAGGGAGCGTAACTTTTCTGGTCGGGTTTCGCGTAAATACTTTACTCCGGAAGACCTGCTACGGGAAATTCGCAAGATAGAGATACCCGACGTACTACAATTACAGAAGCGTGTGGTAGAAGAACATTCATCGTCCAGTATTGCGGAGGCAGTAGAATCGTATTGGGAGGTGCTTCTCAAACGACAGCCAAGAAAATTACGTACGATACAGAACTCTGCTTACTTGGAGTGTTTCAGGCGACTCGCAGAGTTTCTCATGACAGACTACGACAAGGCTCAATTGAATTTGAGTTACCAGAAAGAGGTTATAGAAGTTCTCAAATCGGACATACAACGTAAAGACATAGAGTTACAACAATCTTTGTCTGACATACACTATCTTGATGGGCTACTTCGTGAACGTACTGAGGCAATTGCTACTCTAGAACACAGATGCGAGGAACTTTCTGAAGAACTCAAGGCGGCGTTCGAAACTATTGAGCAAAAGGAAAATAATACTAAATACGCTTTGGAGCTAGCGGCCCTTAAGGACAGAGAGCTGTCTGCTATATATTCGTCCAAGGCCTGGAAAGCAATTTCTATATACAGAAAATGGAAAAATCGAGTGCTCAAGGCAGTTAAGAATCCTAAAATAGTACTCCGAAAGTTTATACAGCTCATTGTGAACAAGCCGACCTACCTCAGTCCAGTTTCCGGTGAGTTTAATCATGCCACTCATGATCCAGTGGTTTCTGTGGTAATTCCGATATACGATCGTGAAGATGAGCTTCGACAGAGCATCGAGTCTATATTGAACCAAACATTCCAGAATTTTGAACTAATCTTAGTCTGTGACGGTTCCCCGGAGACGACCCTGCGCGTTGTTGACGAGTACAAAGACCATCCAAAGGTTAGAATTTTCAAGTACTATAACAATAGCGGGAACGCTGTTCGTGGAAGAAATAAGGCAATAAAAGAGGCACGCGGGCGATACCTGGCTTTCCAAGACAGCGACGATATCGCGGAGAAAAACCGTTTAGAACTCTCCGTAGCTTACCTCGAGAAATTCAATGTCGATGTTGTTTACGGTGGATGGAGAGCACTAATGGACGGTACTCGAGTAGTGGAAGGGTTGGAACATGGACAAGAAGTCATGAGTCCAGACTGTGACCTCGACATGTTATTACAGACCTGTGTTCCTTGTCAGAGTACTGTCATGTGCAGACTTGATGCATTACGCGCGGTAGGTGGTCTTAAATCTATCATGCGGTATCGGGAGGATCATGAACTTTGGTTACGCCTTGCGTATCATGGATATACGTTTAAGGCTATACCGCATGTTCTCACGAACTTGAGACTACATTCGTCCAATTTAGAACTGAGTTTTAAGGATTCCGACGAATACTGGAAGAATCTAATGTATCAACAGTACAAAATTGTGACACCAATGAAGCCGAAGATCGGCTACGTAATACCTGGGTGTGGCATCTCGGGAGGGATTGCAGTTGTATGCCAGCATGTCAACCGACTCTTAGACAGAGGGTACGATGTTGTGTTGATATCAGAGGACGAAAACAGGACGATCGACTGGTTCCCAAATCAGAGAGTAAATATCCTTGGATTACACGAAGCTGGGGACAACTTTGACATTCTTGTGGCTACGGGTTGGTCAACAGCATACACCGTAAAGGAGATGAAAGCGACTAGAAAGTTCTACTTTGTGCAGTCAGACGAGAGTCGCTTTTACCTCGAAGGCTCCCGGGAGTGGGCGGCGGCGCTCGAAACTTATAAGTTTGATTTTGAATACATGACAGAAGCGCTGTGGATCAAACGCTGGTTGAAGGAACGGTTTGGTCATGAAGCCTCATACGTACCAAATGGAATTGATGACACCATTATTTATGAAACAGAACCACTTGAGCCAAAAGGAAATAAACTCCGAGTGTTGTTAGAAGGTCCTATTGACATCCCCTTCAAGGGAATGTCTGACGCCTTCAAGGCGGTGGAAGGACTTGATTGCGAGGTCTGGTGCGTAAGTTCCGCAGGTAGACCAAAGCCTGGGTGGCGGTGTGATCGTTTTTTTGAGAAGGTTCCCATGCACAAAATGAAGGAGATTTATTCTAGTTGCGATGTGTTATTAAAGATGAGCCGCGTCGAAGGTTTTTTCGGTCCACCAATGGAAATGATGGCGTGCGGAGGCACTGCCGTGGTGGGCGCAGTGTCGGGATACGACGAATATATTGTTGACGGATACAATGCCTTGGTTGTTCCGCTCGGAGATTGGAAAGCGGCACACGACGCCCTACAGAGGTTAATTGACGACAGATCACTGCTCGACACTTTAAAGCGACATGGAAGGGAAACCGCCGAGAAATGGCGATGGGAACCTACAATTGATATACTTGAACGCTTATTTTACCCTCCGGCGGGATACGAGGATCAGGGGGGACAGCAGTGA
- a CDS encoding glycosyltransferase family 2 protein: MNIIGLMRVRNEELIILDSLDHLSAIVDGIIVLDDASNDSTPRLARRHPAVLDVIETRRWRYNRLEEETRHRQLLLEAAQAYRPDWLFYADCDERFEGDIREFLLSKEAESIDGIRISLFDAYMTPDDCQPYRGGPLFGFRVYFGRECRNILMIWKNNDRVKFVGTDAREPVVSGNIITRFYCQHYGKAISLAQWDETCDYYSIYFPEVYSKKWRSRKGKGIHSVSDFGTVLCTWDEVKRQPITIHP; encoded by the coding sequence GTGAACATTATTGGCCTCATGAGGGTGAGGAATGAGGAGTTAATCATACTGGACTCCCTTGACCACCTGTCAGCGATCGTAGACGGAATAATTGTTCTTGATGATGCCAGTAACGATTCAACGCCTAGGCTTGCAAGACGCCATCCCGCGGTGCTAGATGTTATAGAAACTCGGCGGTGGAGATATAACAGACTTGAGGAGGAAACACGGCATAGGCAACTTTTACTTGAGGCGGCACAAGCATATCGTCCAGATTGGTTGTTTTACGCGGACTGTGATGAACGCTTCGAGGGAGATATTCGTGAATTTTTGTTGTCCAAGGAGGCAGAATCCATTGATGGAATTCGCATTTCCTTGTTCGACGCATACATGACGCCTGATGATTGCCAACCCTATAGAGGAGGTCCGCTATTTGGATTTCGCGTTTATTTTGGAAGAGAATGCCGGAACATATTAATGATATGGAAAAACAACGATCGGGTAAAATTTGTAGGAACTGATGCAAGGGAGCCGGTAGTATCCGGAAATATCATCACGCGGTTTTATTGTCAACACTATGGAAAAGCAATTTCGCTAGCTCAGTGGGACGAGACATGCGATTATTATTCAATCTACTTTCCCGAAGTATATTCAAAGAAATGGAGAAGCCGGAAGGGAAAAGGAATCCACTCTGTGTCAGACTTTGGTACAGTGCTTTGCACATGGGACGAAGTTAAACGACAACCGATCACAATTCATCCTTAA